One genomic window of Arvicola amphibius chromosome 4, mArvAmp1.2, whole genome shotgun sequence includes the following:
- the LOC119811539 gene encoding prostatic spermine-binding protein-like, producing the protein MLMLLVLALLAGPTCRAQNILDNKLGIYFYVRGEDQGELKGIRVFSSFYGFVGIQLLFGEQWSPVYGAQSSHEQKFLLRKGERVIAADTNDGVCVHYLHLVTSNGCEATLGTERDYLPLRVVRGSGKPALTIEGKYLSGTCITALNFKWGHSPEGSVSGKPEDRTVSLCGAKEDGGGSDEDESNDRENAHNSNDKHSDDNGDSTANSEDSKGACKDGKEEEEEEEEEEEEEEEEEEEEEEEFLSPKAPTGQLHSTQAPNGFYGPKVPNTSTILNSSMVKATVRMPPRSVLSFVLVWFLPQAP; encoded by the exons ATGTTGATGCTGCTGGTCTTGGCCCTCCTTGCTGGTCCTACCTGCAGAGCCCAGA ACATACTGGACAATAAACTCGGCATCTATTTTTATGTTCGTGGTGAAGATCAGGGAGAACTCAAGGGCATCCGGGTCTTCTCGAGTTTTTATGGATTTGTCGG CATCCAGCTGCTGTTTGGTGAACAGTGGAGTCCCGTCTACGGAGCTCAGTCTTCACATGAGCAGAAGTTCCTGCTGAGGAAGGGTGAGCGTGTGATTGCTGCAGACACTAATGATGGCGTCTGTGTGCATTACCTGCATTTGGTGACCAGCAATGGGTGCGAAGCCACTTTGGGTACTGAGAGAGACTATTTGCCCCTCAGAGTTGTTCGTGGCTCAGGCAAGCCCGCCCTGACGATCGAGGGCAAGTACTTGTCTGGTACTTGCATCACTGCGCTGAACTTCAAGTGGGGACACAGCCCTGAAGGTTCAGTCTCGGGGAAGCCAGAAGACCGGACGGTCAGTTTGTGCGGTGCCAAAGAGGACGGTGGGGGCAGTGATGAAGATGAAAGCAATGACAGAGAAAACGCTCATAACAGCAACGATAAGCATAGCGATGACAATGGTGACTCTACGGCCAATAGCGAAGACAGCAAGGGAGCCTGCAAAGATGGCA aagaagaagaagaagaagaagaagaagaagaagaagaagaagaagaagaagaagaagaagaagaagaagaa TTCTTATCCCCCAAGGCTCCCACAGGACAGCTCCATTCAACCCAAGCACCCAATGGCTTTTACGGGCCAAAAGTTCCAAACACTTCTACAATCCTCAACAGCAGCATGGTTAAGGCCACTGTACGTATGCCCCCACGCTCTGTTCTGAGTTTtgttctagtttggtttctgCCTCAAGCTCCTTAG
- the LOC119811540 gene encoding prostatic spermine-binding protein-like, whose protein sequence is MLLLLVLALLAVPTCRAQSILGRKVGTYFYVHGEDQGEIKVIRVYLTIAKCIKGIQLQFGNHWSDVYGANSVDYKDFQLKDGEHVIKVHGKEANCLCSLTFTTNQGTEFTFGFKRGKPFDDSGGPDKHLVTVNGMYTPFICIRGMGFKWTHGPQDVGSTQLPGKPTTSLNTSKKKKAEKDKDKDDDDDDEEEEEEEEDEQEE, encoded by the exons atgctgctgctgttggTCTTGGCCCTCCTTGCTGTTCCTACCTGCAGAGCCCAGA GCATACTGGGCAGAAAAGTCGGCACCTATTTCTACGTTCATGGTGAAGATCAGGGTGAAATCAAGGTCATCCGGGTCTACTTAACAATAGCAAAGTGCATCAAGGG CATCCAGTTGCAGTTCGGCAATCATTGGAGTGATGTCTACGGTGCCAACTCAGTGGATTATAAAGACTTTCAGCTGAAGGATGGAGAGCACGTGATAAAGGTGCATGGCAAAGAGGCAAACTGCCTGTGTTCCCTGACCTTCACTACCAACCAGGGGACCGAGTTTACCTTTGGTTTTAAGAGAGGCAAACCATTTGATGACAGTGGAGGTCCAGACAAGCATCTAGTGACCGTCAATGGCATGTATACACCATTTATCTGCATCCGGGGGATGGGCTTCAAATGGACACATGGCCCCCAGGATGTGGGCTCCACGCAACTTCCAGGGAAACCAACGACCAGCCTTAACACttccaaaaagaagaaagccGAAAAAGATAAGGACaaagacgacgacgacgacgacgaggaggaggaggaggaggaggaagatgagcagGAGGAGTAG
- the LOC119811541 gene encoding mitochondrial import inner membrane translocase subunit Tim17-A-like, with product MGKYDEKSSHTKLYTLDTLGASVEALVLLSRLNAVSLALTTPLSSALHGLQNQIQTNPDTTICFGNPLLSNFQSPGGYAVGFGKVNHRLRGSLTAIKTRAPQLGGSFAVWGGLLSMTDCSMVQIRGKEDPWNSITSGALTGAILAARNGPVAMVGLAAMGGILLALIEGAGILLTRFASAQFPNGPQFAEDHSQLSSSQLPPSPFRDYRQYQ from the exons ATGGGAAAATATGACGAGAAAAGCAGTCATACAAAACTGTACACTCTAGATACTCTTGGGGCATCAGTGGAGGCCCTTGTACTGTTATCAAGATTGAATGCTGTGTCTTTAGCCCTGACAACTCCACTCTCATCTGCTTTACATGGCCTACAAAACCAGATTCAAACCAACCCAGACACCACCATATGTTTTG GAAATCCTCTGCTGTCTAACTTTCAAAGTCCTGGAGGGTACGCTGTGGGCTTTGGGAAAGTAAACCACAGACTCCGAGGGAGTTTGACAGCTATTAAAACCAGGGCTCCACAATTGGGAGGTAGCTTTGCAGTTTGGGGAGGACTCCTTTCCATGACTGACTGTAGTATGGTTCAGATAAGAGGCAAAGAAGATCCCTGGAACTCCATCACTAGCGGTGCCTTAACCGGAGCCATCCTGGCAGCAAGAAATGGACCAGTCGCCATGGTAGGGTTGGCTGCCATGGGAGGCATTCTCCTAGCTTTAATTGAAGGAGCTGGTATCTTGTTGACAAGGTTTGCCTCTGCACAGTTTCCCAATGGTCCTCAGTTTGCGGAAGACCACTCGCAGTTGTCGTCAAGCCAGCTGCCACCGTCACCCTTCAGAGACTACCGACAGTATCAATAG